AAATCAACGCTCTCAATAACCAAAGAATTCCGTTTGATTTCATCGTTTTTCTTTTTATGATTGGCCACACTCATGCCTTGACAAGGTGGGGTTGCTACCACTAAATCAACCCTATCATTACCAAATTTTTTAGAATAAAATCCAATTTGTTTTAAAATTTTTTCTTTTGTTTCTGGCTTTTTAATATCCCCACTAATGTAGCTTTCATCTAGTTTGCATTTGCGATTGATCCTTTGGATATTCAAGCGTTTTTCTAAAATTTCATTGGTAGCAACGCATTCAAACCCCTCTTCTAAAAGCCCATAGCACCCCACTCCTGCCCCAGAAAATAAAGAAATATAGGTTAAGGTTTGATTAAAGAGCATAGGGGGATTTAAGGATTAAACCAAACTCATTTGAAGCGTTTTAATGTCTCAAGCTCTCAATTTCTTTAAGCATGGTTTCAAAAGCCTCTTTAGTGCCTGCTCGCACGCTAGAAAACAAACTAAACACAACAATGGCTATGCTCGCTACAATAAAGCCCGGAACGATTTCATAAATATCCAAAAAGCTTTTGCCAAATTTATCGTATAAAATCACCGTGCTAGCCCCAGAGAGCATGCCAGCAATCGCGCCAATGCGCGTCATTCTTGACCAAAAAAGCGAGAATAAAATCACAGAGCCAAAGCTCGCGCCAAAGCCAGCCCATGCGTAACTCACGATGCTGAGAATACTGGCGTTTCTATCCGTTGAAATGAAAAAAGCGATGCAAGCCACTCCTAAAACCGAAAGCCTAGAAATAACCATCACTAATTTTTGCGGAGCATCTTTATTGAAAATCGTCGCATAGAAGTCTTCAGCAATGGTAGAAGAGCTTACAAGCAGTTGTGAACTGGCCGTGCTCATCACCGCCGCTAAAATCGCGCTCAATAAAATGCCTGTGATCCAAGGGTTAAAGAGCAATTGACTCATCACAATGAAAATCTTTTCAGGGTCTTCTAAACTCAAATCAAATTTATGCACATACGCAACGCCTAAAAGCCCCATAGCGCATGCCCCAATCAAAGAAATAACCATCCAAGAAATCCCAATAGTGGTCGCTTTAGGGACATCTTTAATGGAGCGGATAGACATGAAACGCACTAAAATATGGGGTTGCCCAAAATAGCCTAACCCCCAAGCAAGGCTTGAAATAATGGCGACCATGCTAGAGCCTTGCAAGAAAGAAAGGTTTTCAGGCTTGATTTCTCTAATGATTTTAATCCCTTCTCCAATCCCTCCAAGATGGATTATCATAACGACTGGAACCACGATTAAAGCGCTCATCATCAAAAGCCCTTGAATCAAATCCGTCCAACACACCGCCTTATACCCCCCTAAAAAGGTGTAAGAGACAATAATCAGCGTGCCAATGCTTAAAGCGTAGGTGTATTGAATGCCAAAGGTCGCTTCAAAGAGTTTAGCCCCACTCACCAACCCTGAAGAAATGTAAAAAATAAAAAAGATCAAAATCACAAAAGCTGAAATCAAGCGCAAAATGTGTCTGTCATCGCTAAAGCGCGTTTCAAAATAATCTGAAATGGTGATGGAATTAGCGATCACGCTCGTATAAATGCGTAAGCGTTTAGCCACAAAAACCCAGTTAATGAGCGCGCCCAAACTCAACCCTATGGCGATGTGTGAATTGATTAAGCCCCCCACATATAAAGCTCCGGGTAATCCCATTAGAAGCCACCCGCTCATGTCGCTCGCTCCCGCGCTCAAAGCGCTAATGATAGGGCCCATAGAACGATCGCCTAAGAAATAATCTTCAGTCGTTTCGTTTTGTTTGTAAAAATAAAAACCAATATAGAGCATTAACAGCGAATAAACGACAAACATCGTAACAATAGGGGTGCTTAAAACAACATGTCCCATTTTGATCTCCTTATTTAATACAATATTTATTTTTCAGCACAGCATGATTTGTGGCAAGTTGGTTGCCTTAAAACCCTTGAGCCTAAATTCCCGTAACGATGATAAGAGATGCTAACCGATCGCTCTAAGTGGTAATACAGCAATTCAAAACGCCCGTTCAAGCAGGGTTTAGCCGTGGCTAAAACAATCCCTAAGGCGCTTGCTTGTTCATGCAATAAATCCAAATCGCTTTTTAAATAACGGACACGATTGAAAGCGTTCAGTTTCTCGCTAAATTTTTGCAAGCTTTCATAAACAATGGGGGCGTTTGCTCGGAGCGCTTTTAAGCATTCTAAGAAAAATGGTAAATCTTTGTTCGCTCGTTCGTTTTCTATGCTGAGCGTTAAAGGGATTTGAGGAATTAAACATGCCAAAGCAACGCCTAACATATCGCTTAAGGTGTCTTTTTCGGTGATGCGATAGCCCACGCTTTTAACTTTGGTGTAGGAAAAAAGGTTGTCTTCGCCTCTGATTTTGACATAGTCTTTAGCTTGGCTGAATTCATGCTTGTAATGATAAGCGTAACTCTTTGCCATAAAAATCGCGCGCTTCAACTCATGCGTGTGTTCATCATAGCCTTTTTGAGTCAAGCCCTCTAAAACTTCGCTTAAGGGGTTTTTCAGGGCGTTTTCATCTTCTTCTTCTTGGTGGGTATTCACAAATTGCGTGATATAGTTAAAAATGCCTACTTTTCTCCCAAACCCCACAGCGGATTTTTTAACCCCCCCAAAAGGCTGGCGCAAGACAATCGCTCCTGTGGTGGGTTTGTTGATATAGATATTACCGGCTTCAATGCGTTCTAAATAATATTCCCACTCCCTTTCGTCCAAAGACTCTAACGCGCTCGTCAGCCCGTAACCGGTAGAATTGACTATGTCTATCGCTTCGTCTAAATCTTGCGCTTTCATCACGGATAAAATGGGCGTAAAAAGCTCAGTTTGGTGCGTGAAATCGCCTTTTTTAGTGCCGTATTTGATGCTTGGCTTCATCAAATAGGGGTTATCATTGACAAAGCTTACCGGGATTTCGTAATTTTCATAGCTTTTCAATTCATCTATGGCTTTGATGACCTTTTTATTAGGCTTGTCCGCTAGAGCGCCGATTTTGTTTTTGAAATCAAAAGGATCGCCCACGCTAAGGCTTAGAGTCGCATCTATTAGAGTCTTTTTAAAGTTCTCATCTTCATAGACTTCTTTTTCCAACACTAAAAGCGAAGTGGCAGAGCATTTTTGCCCCGAATTGCTAAAAGCTGAATGGATAACATTCTTAATCGCTTGATCTCTGTCTGCCATTTTGCTCACAATGGTGGCGTTTTTACCGCCCGTTTCAGCGCTCAAGGCTAGAGTGGGGTTAGCTTCTAACATTTTGTAAGCGGTGTCTTCGCCCCCGGTTAAAATGGCAAACTGGATGCTTTCATCTTTTAAAAGGTGTTCGCTAATATCGCTCCCTTTAGAGGGCAGGTAAATGAGCGCATCTCTTGGCACGCCCGCATCCCAAAAGCACTCACAAAGCTTATAGCCGGTTACGCTAGACAAACTTGAGGGCTTGTAAATCACCCGATTGCCAGCGGCTAGGGGGGCAGCGATAGTGCCTACAGAAATGCCCACAGGGAAATTCCATGGGGCAATGACCACACCCACGCCTTTGGGGGTGAATTGCGTTTTTGGGTTCTGCTCTTGTAACACCCTTAAACTATAAGGGTAAAACTCCAAAAAGTCAATGGCTTCGCTCACTTCAGCGTCCGTTTCAGCGAAAGTCTTACCCACTTCTAAAGCCGAAATCCCTATTAAATCGCCTCTTCTTTCTCTAAAAAGCTGAGCGGTTTGACTCAATAAAGCATGGATTTCTGTGAAGCTTTTTTGACTGAAATGACTCTTATCGCTTTTAGCCACTTCTAGAGCTTTTAAAATCGCTTCCTTATCCGCTAAATGCACGCTAGCGATTTTTTTATGATGGATTTTATCAAAGACTTCTAAAGGGGTTAGATTGGGATCTTCAAACCTCCCATCTATTTCTGGGTAAAGCTCTAAAATAGGAGCGTTATGCATTTTATCGCGCACTTTTTTAGCCCATTCTCGGTTGGCTTTTAAAATAAAATCGGTATCGCTTTCGTTTTTAAAGGAGTGGTTTGGGTAGGTGGTATGACCGGTTTGTTTGGCGTTTCTGTCTTGGGTCCTGTGGGTAGCGTTGTCTAAAGTGGCGATTCCTTTAAGGCTGTTTAAAAAGCGTTGCTCTTGGTCTTTCCATTCGCTCGTGCCTACTTTGAGGTTGAAGAAAGCTTTCATGAAATTATCGCTTGAGGTGTTTTCGTCTAACCTCCTCACCAAGTAAGCGATCGCATTGTTAAAATGCGCTTCATCGCACACCGGCGCATAAAGAATGAGTTTGTGCATCTCTTTTAGTTCCTGGCTCGCTTGCAAGCTCATGCCCTCTAGCATTTCAAAGCTAAAATGCTCTAACACAACAGGGTCGTTAATGGCATGGATGCGCGTATAAATGTAAGCGATTTCAAAAATATTGTGGCTCGCTGCACCAATATGGATGTATTTATAATTATCGCCCTCTAAAACAAAATCCAGCATTTTATTGTAATTAGAGTCGGTGTCTTGCTTATTGGAAAATGTGGGTAACGCCCAGTCTTTCATAGAAGCGATCGTCTCTTCGCTCTCCATGTTCGCCCCCTTAACAAAGCGGATTTTAATGGGCTTCAACCCTTTTAAAACCCTTTCTTTAGAAAAAGCATGCAGTTTTTTCAAATATTCATAAGAATCAGGGATATAGGCTTGCAGCACAATACCAGCGTTCAAATCAAATTTAGCGATGGATTCCATAAAAGACTCCACCGTAAGCTCTAAATCCCTAAATTCCTCCATATCCAAATTGATGAATTTAGGCATGCCTTGCTTTTTTTCTTCTTCTAAAGCTAAGGCGTAAAGAGCGTCTAAGCGTTTGACAATCTCTTTTTTAGAGTATTCAAAATCAAGGATATTGATTTGAGAAAAAATCGTCGTGATTTTAATGGAAATGTATTGGATGTAGTTGGATTTTAGGGCTTGAGAGTATTTTTCAAAACGCGCACTAGCTTCTTCTTCGCCTAAAACCTCTTCGCCAATAAAATTCACGTTCAAAATGATTTTTTCATTCTTTCTTTTTAAAATCCGCTCTTTCAATCGGCTCTCTTCTTGATCCAAGACCATCGCT
The Helicobacter pylori genome window above contains:
- the putP gene encoding sodium/proline symporter PutP, with amino-acid sequence MGHVVLSTPIVTMFVVYSLLMLYIGFYFYKQNETTEDYFLGDRSMGPIISALSAGASDMSGWLLMGLPGALYVGGLINSHIAIGLSLGALINWVFVAKRLRIYTSVIANSITISDYFETRFSDDRHILRLISAFVILIFFIFYISSGLVSGAKLFEATFGIQYTYALSIGTLIIVSYTFLGGYKAVCWTDLIQGLLMMSALIVVPVVMIIHLGGIGEGIKIIREIKPENLSFLQGSSMVAIISSLAWGLGYFGQPHILVRFMSIRSIKDVPKATTIGISWMVISLIGACAMGLLGVAYVHKFDLSLEDPEKIFIVMSQLLFNPWITGILLSAILAAVMSTASSQLLVSSSTIAEDFYATIFNKDAPQKLVMVISRLSVLGVACIAFFISTDRNASILSIVSYAWAGFGASFGSVILFSLFWSRMTRIGAIAGMLSGASTVILYDKFGKSFLDIYEIVPGFIVASIAIVVFSLFSSVRAGTKEAFETMLKEIESLRH
- a CDS encoding bifunctional proline dehydrogenase/L-glutamate gamma-semialdehyde dehydrogenase, with the protein product MQKIIEDSLELAKKLQDSISNHLSEQEKAFHSKMQKLLNNPENKVMLIELMDRSFRCLDNKARFEMIEHVLDKYKSREIFSPFEKLLLMGFLSFGKMLPDMSVPFFVNKIRSDTKAMVLDQEESRLKERILKRKNEKIILNVNFIGEEVLGEEEASARFEKYSQALKSNYIQYISIKITTIFSQINILDFEYSKKEIVKRLDALYALALEEEKKQGMPKFINLDMEEFRDLELTVESFMESIAKFDLNAGIVLQAYIPDSYEYLKKLHAFSKERVLKGLKPIKIRFVKGANMESEETIASMKDWALPTFSNKQDTDSNYNKMLDFVLEGDNYKYIHIGAASHNIFEIAYIYTRIHAINDPVVLEHFSFEMLEGMSLQASQELKEMHKLILYAPVCDEAHFNNAIAYLVRRLDENTSSDNFMKAFFNLKVGTSEWKDQEQRFLNSLKGIATLDNATHRTQDRNAKQTGHTTYPNHSFKNESDTDFILKANREWAKKVRDKMHNAPILELYPEIDGRFEDPNLTPLEVFDKIHHKKIASVHLADKEAILKALEVAKSDKSHFSQKSFTEIHALLSQTAQLFRERRGDLIGISALEVGKTFAETDAEVSEAIDFLEFYPYSLRVLQEQNPKTQFTPKGVGVVIAPWNFPVGISVGTIAAPLAAGNRVIYKPSSLSSVTGYKLCECFWDAGVPRDALIYLPSKGSDISEHLLKDESIQFAILTGGEDTAYKMLEANPTLALSAETGGKNATIVSKMADRDQAIKNVIHSAFSNSGQKCSATSLLVLEKEVYEDENFKKTLIDATLSLSVGDPFDFKNKIGALADKPNKKVIKAIDELKSYENYEIPVSFVNDNPYLMKPSIKYGTKKGDFTHQTELFTPILSVMKAQDLDEAIDIVNSTGYGLTSALESLDEREWEYYLERIEAGNIYINKPTTGAIVLRQPFGGVKKSAVGFGRKVGIFNYITQFVNTHQEEEDENALKNPLSEVLEGLTQKGYDEHTHELKRAIFMAKSYAYHYKHEFSQAKDYVKIRGEDNLFSYTKVKSVGYRITEKDTLSDMLGVALACLIPQIPLTLSIENERANKDLPFFLECLKALRANAPIVYESLQKFSEKLNAFNRVRYLKSDLDLLHEQASALGIVLATAKPCLNGRFELLYYHLERSVSISYHRYGNLGSRVLRQPTCHKSCCAEK